A portion of the Actinomycetes bacterium genome contains these proteins:
- a CDS encoding activator of (R)-2-hydroxyglutaryl-CoA dehydratase produces MASTDRAHARVPEQELRLRLAAERDRLERAAGLGPRPAHYRRPTERPFTREHREAARILFFGLTAKHERLIQAALGGLGHDAEPLPTPDVEAFQVGREYGNNGQCNPNYFTVGSLVKHLQGLEDRGSTRQQLIDRYVMVTAGACGPCRFGMYESEYRLALHNAGFDGFRVALFDKDSGLDQVGRGAGIDFGVDFFLALLNAIVVGDLLNDLSYQIRPFEVVPGETDRVMAECLDRVGEVFGDGPAAPSRWLRRAASAVPGRPGRADQVAAVVAQLRDPRFVRVLGEVRDRLGEVRVDRTRVRPVVKVTGEFWAQTTEGDGNFRMFEFLEREGAQVVVEPMSTWITYLLAQTRQRNLDRRGIGPDRAVRARGDWLGRLVDDVRVRRANAPLGVAERAFVREWERYRKALGGQAHPLADQYELQRMAHPYYNTRAAGGEGHLEVAKNLYYSTHGLCHMVVSLKPFGCMPSTQSDGVQSAVTSHYPDMVYLPVETSGEGEVNAHSRVQMALGDARAKCNAELEQALRDTGLGLDDVREVAAQRPVLTRATYRVPRVPGVAGTAATFTRHVADLVGTG; encoded by the coding sequence GTGGCCTCGACCGATCGAGCTCACGCCCGCGTGCCGGAGCAGGAGCTGCGGCTGCGGCTGGCGGCCGAGCGGGACCGCCTCGAGCGGGCTGCCGGCCTCGGACCCCGGCCGGCGCACTACCGCCGGCCCACCGAGCGCCCCTTCACGCGGGAGCACCGGGAAGCTGCGCGCATCCTGTTCTTCGGGCTGACCGCCAAGCACGAGCGGCTCATCCAGGCGGCGCTGGGCGGCCTCGGCCACGACGCCGAGCCGCTGCCCACCCCCGACGTCGAGGCGTTCCAGGTGGGCAGGGAGTACGGCAACAACGGGCAGTGCAATCCCAACTACTTCACCGTGGGCAGCCTGGTGAAGCACTTGCAGGGCCTCGAGGACCGGGGGTCCACCCGCCAGCAGCTGATCGACCGCTACGTCATGGTGACCGCGGGGGCCTGCGGTCCGTGCCGGTTCGGCATGTACGAGTCGGAGTACCGCCTGGCGCTGCACAACGCCGGGTTCGACGGATTCCGGGTCGCCCTGTTCGACAAGGACTCCGGCCTGGACCAGGTCGGTCGAGGGGCCGGCATCGACTTCGGCGTGGACTTCTTCCTCGCGCTGCTCAACGCCATCGTCGTGGGGGACCTGCTCAACGACCTCAGCTACCAGATCCGGCCGTTTGAGGTCGTCCCCGGGGAGACCGACCGGGTGATGGCGGAGTGCCTGGACCGGGTGGGCGAGGTCTTTGGGGACGGTCCGGCGGCGCCCTCGCGATGGCTGCGCCGGGCGGCCTCGGCGGTGCCGGGCAGGCCCGGTCGAGCCGACCAGGTCGCCGCCGTCGTGGCCCAGCTGCGCGATCCACGGTTCGTCCGGGTCCTCGGCGAGGTCAGGGACCGGCTCGGCGAGGTGCGGGTCGACCGCACGAGGGTGCGACCGGTGGTGAAGGTCACCGGAGAGTTCTGGGCGCAGACCACGGAGGGCGACGGCAACTTCCGGATGTTCGAGTTCCTCGAACGCGAGGGGGCCCAGGTGGTCGTCGAGCCGATGAGCACCTGGATCACCTACCTGCTGGCCCAGACCAGGCAGCGCAACCTCGACCGGCGGGGGATCGGGCCTGATCGAGCCGTCCGCGCCCGGGGCGACTGGCTCGGCCGTCTCGTCGACGACGTCCGGGTCCGGCGCGCGAACGCGCCGCTGGGAGTCGCCGAGCGGGCCTTTGTCCGCGAGTGGGAGCGCTACCGGAAGGCCTTGGGCGGCCAGGCCCACCCGCTGGCGGACCAGTACGAGCTGCAGCGCATGGCGCACCCGTACTACAACACGCGCGCCGCCGGGGGCGAGGGCCACCTCGAGGTGGCCAAGAACCTCTACTACTCCACCCACGGGCTGTGCCACATGGTCGTGTCGCTCAAGCCGTTCGGCTGCATGCCGTCCACCCAGTCCGACGGGGTCCAGTCGGCGGTGACCAGCCACTATCCGGACATGGTGTACCTGCCGGTGGAGACGTCCGGCGAGGGGGAGGTCAACGCGCACAGCCGGGTGCAGATGGCCCTGGGCGACGCCCGCGCGAAGTGCAACGCGGAACTGGAGCAGGCGCTGCGGGACACCGGACTCGGCCTGGACGACGTGCGCGAGGTCGCGGCTCAGCGCCCGGTGCTGACGCGCGCGACCTACCGGGTTCCCCGCGTCCCCGGGGTGGCGGGGACCGCCGCGACGTTCACGCGGCACGTGGCCGACCTGGTGGGCACCGGGTGA
- a CDS encoding BadF/BadG/BcrA/BcrD ATPase family protein codes for MSRVAVGLDVGSTTVKAVVVDAASGELLWAHYQRHETRQAELALELLDRIEEAFPAALEERSLAITGSGGAVLAPHLGARFVQEVTAVALAVEERHPGAGSVVELGGQDAKIIIFRRDDRTGRATKVASMNDKCAGGTGAVLDKIATKLRIAPDDLTAMSYRGVKVHPVAGKCGVFAETDVNSLQKLGVPASELMASVFEAIVGQNLSVLTRGNTLRPEVLLLGGPHVYLPGLVDAWRHNIGRLWDERGVIVDDELDAVIRVPEHALYFAALGAVELGRREPAGAVRYRGTGPLREYVEVGRLAEKARSGSRALSADDEELAAFLDRYRRPAFTPPQVRAGEVVEAFVGLDGGSTSTKAVLLAADRSVLAKAYQLSKGNPIEDTKDVLSRLEEQIVGQGATLRVLGVGTTGYAKDVLREALGADVALVETVAHTQSAVHSYGDVDVICDVGGQDIKIIILKNGQVTDFRLNTQCSAGNGFFLQSTAELFGVPVDQYAETAFTAERMPTFGYGCAVFLQSDIVGFQRQGWQPGEIMAGLAAVLPKNIWLYVAQMPNLPGLGRTFVLQGGTQHNLAAVKAQVDFIEARFRGEADRPRVVVHEHCGESGAIGSALEAIRLWEAGHRTTFVGLPAVRSLTYQTNRGEDTRCSFCKNACLRTFIDVTVDPAPSVGRVSVDVTTRSRRIVVGNSCDRGGVEDVAVMRSIKKGMDSAKAAYPNFAELAGKGVWRSRRPLVVADPPDTGRMTARRAHRNQLLATRAGLRIGIPRALNMYSANPFFSAYFESLGVPARNLVYSSFTSDRLYSEGVRRASIDPCFPSKLGIPHVHDLLVVHHRRHPLDLVFFPMIDALPAALPGTVSSRACAAVTATPEAVKAAFIKEGDLFAEAGVRYLDPIVDLSDERLCERQMYLAFVDVLGLTPQENERAVRAGFAELAAFWAELSQQAGEVLDELEETDRIGVVLLGRPYHGDPGINHGILDDLQRAGYPVFTADTLPTDADLLDRLFGAEVHEGAIASPFDLSDVWKHSYSENTSRKLWAAKVAARHPNLVAVELSSFKCGHDAPVYSTVQRIVQDSGTPYFCFKDIDENKPASSIRLRIETIAYFLERYRNEVVLPRRQRRDEVERQLAEFEVRLRAELGLVPSPG; via the coding sequence GTGAGCCGGGTCGCGGTCGGTCTGGACGTCGGGTCCACGACCGTCAAGGCGGTCGTCGTCGACGCGGCGTCCGGCGAGCTGCTGTGGGCTCACTACCAGCGCCACGAGACCCGGCAGGCGGAGCTGGCGCTGGAGCTCCTGGACCGGATCGAGGAAGCCTTCCCGGCGGCCCTGGAGGAGCGCAGCCTCGCTATCACTGGCAGCGGTGGTGCCGTTCTGGCGCCGCACCTGGGCGCCCGGTTCGTGCAGGAGGTCACCGCGGTCGCCCTCGCCGTCGAGGAACGCCACCCCGGGGCCGGCTCCGTGGTCGAGCTTGGTGGGCAGGACGCCAAGATCATCATCTTCCGACGGGACGACCGGACCGGGCGGGCGACCAAGGTCGCCTCGATGAACGACAAGTGCGCGGGCGGAACCGGCGCGGTCCTGGACAAGATCGCCACCAAGCTGCGGATCGCCCCGGACGACCTGACCGCCATGTCGTACCGGGGTGTCAAGGTGCACCCGGTCGCCGGCAAGTGCGGGGTGTTCGCCGAGACCGACGTCAACTCGCTGCAGAAGCTCGGCGTGCCGGCCAGCGAGCTCATGGCCTCGGTGTTCGAGGCCATCGTCGGGCAGAACCTGTCGGTCCTCACCCGCGGCAACACGCTGCGCCCCGAGGTGCTGCTGCTCGGTGGTCCGCACGTCTACCTGCCGGGGCTGGTGGATGCCTGGCGGCACAACATCGGGCGGCTGTGGGACGAGCGCGGGGTCATCGTCGACGACGAGCTCGACGCGGTGATCCGGGTTCCGGAGCACGCGCTGTACTTCGCCGCACTCGGCGCGGTCGAGCTGGGGCGTCGAGAGCCGGCCGGGGCGGTCCGCTACCGCGGCACGGGGCCGCTGCGGGAGTACGTCGAGGTGGGCCGGCTGGCGGAGAAGGCGAGGTCCGGGAGCCGGGCGCTGTCCGCCGACGACGAGGAGCTCGCGGCCTTCCTGGACCGCTACCGGCGCCCGGCGTTCACCCCACCACAGGTGCGGGCGGGGGAGGTGGTCGAGGCGTTCGTCGGGTTGGACGGCGGTTCCACCTCCACCAAGGCGGTGCTGCTGGCGGCGGACCGGTCGGTGCTCGCCAAGGCCTACCAGCTGTCCAAGGGCAACCCGATCGAGGACACCAAGGACGTCCTGTCCCGGCTGGAGGAGCAGATCGTCGGTCAGGGGGCCACCCTTCGGGTGCTCGGCGTCGGCACGACGGGGTACGCCAAGGACGTGCTGCGTGAGGCGCTGGGGGCGGACGTCGCGCTGGTGGAGACCGTGGCCCACACCCAGTCCGCGGTGCACTCCTACGGGGACGTGGACGTCATCTGCGACGTCGGCGGCCAGGACATCAAGATCATCATCCTGAAGAACGGCCAGGTGACCGACTTCCGGCTCAACACCCAGTGCTCTGCCGGCAACGGGTTCTTCCTGCAGTCGACGGCCGAGCTGTTCGGGGTGCCGGTAGACCAATACGCCGAGACCGCCTTCACCGCCGAACGGATGCCAACCTTCGGGTACGGCTGCGCGGTGTTCCTCCAGTCCGACATCGTCGGCTTCCAGCGCCAGGGCTGGCAGCCGGGAGAGATCATGGCGGGGCTGGCTGCGGTCCTGCCCAAGAACATCTGGCTGTACGTGGCGCAGATGCCCAACCTGCCGGGGCTGGGCCGCACCTTCGTGCTGCAGGGCGGCACCCAGCACAACCTCGCGGCGGTGAAGGCGCAGGTCGACTTCATCGAGGCCCGGTTCCGGGGCGAGGCGGACCGGCCCCGAGTGGTGGTGCACGAGCACTGCGGGGAGTCCGGGGCGATCGGCAGCGCGCTCGAGGCCATCCGGCTGTGGGAGGCAGGACACCGGACGACATTCGTCGGCCTTCCCGCCGTCCGCTCGCTCACCTACCAGACCAACCGCGGCGAGGACACCCGCTGCTCCTTCTGCAAGAACGCCTGCTTGCGGACCTTCATCGACGTGACGGTCGATCCCGCGCCGTCGGTTGGGAGAGTGTCGGTCGATGTCACGACCCGCTCCCGGCGCATCGTGGTCGGCAACTCCTGCGACCGCGGAGGCGTCGAGGACGTCGCCGTGATGCGGTCCATCAAGAAGGGGATGGATTCGGCCAAGGCCGCGTACCCGAACTTCGCCGAGCTGGCCGGGAAGGGGGTGTGGCGCTCCCGGCGGCCTCTTGTCGTCGCCGATCCCCCTGACACCGGCCGAATGACAGCGCGCCGAGCCCACCGCAACCAGTTGCTCGCAACGCGGGCCGGCCTGCGCATCGGGATCCCGCGCGCGCTGAACATGTACTCGGCGAACCCCTTCTTCTCCGCCTACTTCGAGTCTCTCGGGGTGCCGGCCCGCAACCTCGTCTACTCCAGTTTCACCAGCGACCGCCTCTACAGCGAGGGGGTCCGGCGGGCGTCGATCGATCCCTGCTTCCCGAGCAAGCTCGGCATCCCGCACGTGCACGACCTGCTCGTCGTGCACCATCGTCGGCACCCGCTCGACCTGGTGTTCTTCCCGATGATCGACGCGCTTCCCGCGGCACTACCGGGAACCGTGTCGTCCCGGGCGTGCGCCGCCGTGACCGCCACCCCCGAGGCCGTGAAGGCCGCGTTCATCAAGGAAGGTGACCTCTTCGCCGAGGCGGGCGTGCGCTACCTGGACCCCATCGTCGACCTCAGCGACGAACGTCTGTGCGAGCGCCAGATGTACCTCGCCTTCGTCGACGTCCTAGGCCTCACGCCGCAGGAGAACGAGCGGGCCGTGCGCGCCGGGTTTGCCGAGCTGGCCGCCTTCTGGGCCGAGCTGAGCCAGCAGGCCGGCGAGGTGCTCGATGAGCTGGAAGAGACCGACCGGATCGGGGTGGTCCTGCTGGGTCGGCCGTACCACGGCGACCCCGGGATCAACCACGGGATCCTCGACGACCTGCAGCGGGCGGGCTACCCGGTCTTCACCGCCGACACCCTGCCCACGGACGCCGACCTGCTCGACCGCCTCTTCGGCGCGGAGGTACACGAGGGCGCGATCGCCTCGCCCTTCGACCTGTCCGACGTGTGGAAGCACTCGTACTCGGAGAACACCTCGCGCAAGTTGTGGGCCGCCAAGGTCGCCGCCCGGCACCCCAACCTCGTCGCGGTCGAGCTGTCAAGCTTCAAGTGCGGCCACGACGCGCCCGTGTACTCCACGGTGCAACGGATCGTTCAGGACTCCGGCACCCCCTACTTCTGCTTCAAGGACATCGACGAGAACAAGCCCGCGAGCTCGATCCGGCTGCGGATCGAGACCATCGCGTACTTCCTGGAGCGCTACCGCAACGAGGTCGTGCTGCCCCGGCGGCAGCGCCGTGACGAAGTGGAGCGGCAGCTGGCCGAGTTCGAGGTGCGGCTCAGAGCGGAGCTGGGCCTGGTTCCGAGCCCCGGCTGA